Proteins co-encoded in one Cyprinus carpio isolate SPL01 chromosome B5, ASM1834038v1, whole genome shotgun sequence genomic window:
- the tp53 gene encoding cellular tumor antigen p53 isoform X3, protein MICMYSSDLNKLFCQLAKTCPVQMVVDVAPPQGSVIRATAIYKKSEHVAEVVRRCPHHERTPDGDGLAPAAHLIRVEGNSLALYREDEVNSRHSVVVPYEAPQLGAEFTTVLFNFMCNSSCMGGMNRRPILTIITLETHDGQLLGRGSFEVRVCACPGRDRKTEESNFRKDQETKTLGKTPSTNKRSLTKESTSSVPRPEGSKKAKLSGSSDEEIYTLQVRGKERYEMLKKINDSLDLSDVVPPSEMDRYRQKLLTKGKKEKDGQTPEPKRGKKLMVKDEKSDSD, encoded by the exons TACTCATCTGatctgaataagcttttttgccAATTGGCGAAAACCTGTCCAGTTCAGATGGTGGTGGACGTTGCCCCTCCCCAGGGCTCGGTGATCAGAGCCACAGCCATTTATAAGAAGTCCGAACACGTGGCTGAGGTGGTCCGTCGATGTCCCCACCATGAGAGAACCCCAGATGGTGATG GATTGGCTCCTGCTGCTCATCTGATCCGAGTGGAAGGAAATTCGCTTGCTCTTTACAGGGAGGATGAAGTTAACTCGAGGCACAGTGTGGTGGTTCCATACGAAGCTCCTCAA ctgggaGCAGAGTTCACAacagtgttatttaattttatgtgcaACAGTAGTTGCATGGGAGGGATGAATCGCCGGCCCATCCTCACAATCATCACTCTGGAGACTCATGA CGGTCAGTTGCTGGGCCGAGGGTCTTTCGAGGTGCGTGTGTGCGCATGCCCAGGCAGAGACAGAAAGACTGAGGAGAGCAACTTCAGGAAAGACCAGGAGACCAAAACCTTGGGCAAGACCCCCTCTACTAATAAGCGTA GTTTGACAAAAGAGTCAACTTCATCTGTGCCTCGACCCGAGGGCAGTAAAAAGGCCAAACTGAGTGGGAGCAGTGATGAAGAGATTTATACCCTGCAG GTGAGGGGTAAAGAAAGGTATGAAATGTTGAAGAAGATTAACGACAGTTTGGATTTGAGTGACGTGGTGCCTCCATCTGAAATGGACAGATACCGGCAGAAATT aCTCACCAAGGGCAAGAAGGAGAA